The proteins below come from a single Marinobacter bohaiensis genomic window:
- a CDS encoding flagellar hook assembly protein FlgD produces the protein MSTVNSTSATDVLSQYRSQTASGTSSSDELGKNEFMELMIAQLNNQNPLKPQENGDFLAQLAQFSSLEEMQGVSDSVQDLAGQFRSTQALQASAMVGRTVMVPSQTAILGASGEVEGAVQVPASTSSLRLDVLDSSGELVRQIDLGAASEGQKSFTWDGKDADGNDLPEGTYVLQAHGSYTGGSEQLSTMLSANVDSVSLASSGDVTLNLAGMGSVALSDVQQIN, from the coding sequence ATGAGCACCGTTAACAGCACCTCCGCTACCGATGTACTGAGTCAGTACCGGTCCCAGACCGCCAGCGGCACGTCATCCTCCGACGAGCTTGGCAAGAACGAATTCATGGAGCTGATGATCGCCCAGCTCAACAACCAGAACCCCCTCAAGCCCCAGGAAAACGGCGACTTCCTGGCACAGCTGGCGCAGTTCAGCTCGCTGGAGGAAATGCAGGGGGTATCGGACAGCGTGCAGGACCTGGCCGGTCAGTTCCGTTCCACCCAGGCGTTGCAGGCGTCGGCCATGGTCGGCCGCACGGTGATGGTGCCTTCCCAGACCGCCATCCTCGGCGCTTCCGGTGAGGTAGAGGGGGCCGTGCAGGTACCGGCGTCGACCTCCAGCCTGCGTCTCGACGTGCTGGATTCGTCCGGTGAGCTGGTGCGCCAGATCGACCTGGGGGCGGCGTCCGAAGGACAGAAGTCGTTTACCTGGGACGGCAAGGACGCGGACGGCAATGATCTGCCGGAGGGCACCTACGTGCTCCAGGCCCATGGCAGTTATACCGGTGGCTCCGAGCAGCTCAGCACGATGCTCAGTGCCAACGTTGACAGCGTCTCCCTGGCCAGCAGCGGCGATGTCACGCTCAATCTTGCCGGCATGGGTTCGGTAGCCCTGTCCGACGTGCAGCAGATTAACTGA
- the flgC gene encoding flagellar basal body rod protein FlgC: MSLGNIFDIAGSGMTAQSLRLNTTASNIANAETASSSTDTTYRARKPVFSAIQQDMMSQGDFGTGWSQGSNGAASAGVKVDGVVESDAELQMRYEPNHPAANEDGYVYYPNVNVVEEMADMMSSSRSFEMNVDVMNTAKSMMQRILTLGQ; encoded by the coding sequence ATGTCACTTGGAAACATCTTTGATATTGCCGGCTCCGGTATGACAGCCCAGTCCCTGCGGCTGAATACCACGGCGTCGAACATCGCCAACGCCGAAACCGCCAGCTCCAGCACCGATACCACCTACCGGGCGCGTAAGCCGGTTTTCTCCGCCATTCAGCAGGACATGATGTCCCAGGGCGATTTTGGTACCGGCTGGAGCCAGGGCAGCAATGGCGCCGCGTCGGCCGGCGTCAAGGTGGACGGTGTGGTGGAAAGCGATGCCGAGCTGCAGATGCGTTACGAGCCCAACCACCCCGCGGCGAACGAGGACGGCTACGTCTACTACCCGAACGTGAACGTGGTGGAGGAAATGGCGGACATGATGTCCTCCTCGCGGAGCTTTGAAATGAATGTGGACGTGATGAACACGGCCAAGTCGATGATGCAGCGCATCCTCACTCTCGGCCAGTAA
- the flgB gene encoding flagellar basal body rod protein FlgB — MAISFANALGIHEKALNVRVQRAEVLANNLANADTPGFKARDIDFKAALGNAQSQASSLPLERTSSGHIDPQAAMTERAALMYRNPYQPSLDGNTVDAQQEESRFMRNAMDYQASFQFLNSKFQGLTKAIKGE, encoded by the coding sequence ATGGCCATCAGTTTTGCAAACGCCCTGGGCATTCACGAGAAAGCGCTGAACGTACGGGTTCAACGTGCCGAAGTGCTGGCCAATAACCTGGCCAACGCGGATACCCCGGGCTTCAAGGCGCGCGACATCGATTTCAAGGCGGCGCTGGGTAATGCCCAGTCGCAGGCCTCGTCGCTGCCGCTGGAGCGTACCAGCAGCGGCCACATCGATCCGCAAGCGGCCATGACCGAGCGCGCCGCGCTGATGTATCGCAACCCGTACCAGCCTTCCCTGGACGGCAATACGGTGGATGCACAGCAGGAAGAGTCCCGGTTCATGCGCAACGCCATGGATTACCAGGCCAGCTTCCAGTTTCTCAACAGCAAATTCCAGGGCCTGACCAAGGCCATCAAGGGCGAATAA